TTCACAGGATGTGAGATCTAATCATCTTCAATTAATGGATATTTAGATATTCAAATTAAGCATTATCTCATATAATGTTAGGCACATCTTTAGGAAAGCTAATAAGATGGTTGATTGGGCGGCATCATACATGACGAAGCATAAGGCATTAGAGCTACGAGGGACTCCTTCTTGTTTACCAAGCCAACTTCGAGATATTCTGATGATTGATGGGAATGGTTATTTTTATTCAGAAACTTTGTAAAGCAATTGTTCTAacaatatatacacacacaataataataattaataatgtgACATTAATAccataaaattatattatatttactataaaatatttgattagttaaatagtagtcaataaaaatatatatgatagTATCTATATTTATAATTCACAAATAATATTTATGTTACCTAATAATAGTCTTATTAACATGATAACATTTAATTTATTACTAAAgcacatattaaaatatttctaataaATTGATGTATTTTCTATGATatcttatattaaaattataatatatttatataataatatatgtaCCTATAGTAGTGATGTAGTATATCATCGTgtattgatattatatttaatattctATATAGTTGCATGATTCTTTAACATATGAACaccatataatataataaaataatacattgttataatataatatcataatattattatttatgattAGTGTAGTATTTAAACATTAATAATGTAATATAAACTACCACTATATAATATGTTTTATCAATATAATATTCTTCGAATAAtatcattatatcataataaagTATTATAACATATAATGTAGGATATTACtctttaatattaatattatatctaAATCTTAATAtttataactaaaatattaatattatcatataaaatataccaGAATAGATCCACAGTAGCTTTACCATTTagacaaataaataatttattttaatttctaaCTTACTCTAAAAGATTTGACAAGCAAGAAAAATCTAGCATAAACACTAGCAAAGCTGTACAACCTAGTACAGCTTTTCTTACTCCCATTTTTCTTATGCTTCTATCCAATGCCACCTTGAAAATTTTGGCTTAATGCAACGGTAAAACAGATAGGCTATATATAAAGCTAAATGAAAAATAGCCCCATAATGTTTGTTGTTCTTAGGCTTACATGATTTATTGGTTTGAGCTAGCTCCTAGTTACATATAGTTTGCAAGATGGAAAAGTAAAGGTAGGCAAGGAGTTGTCCTATCCCTAGCTATCCCTTCAAAATTCCTTTATCCCTAGGTTAAAGCCAAAAAGTTGTTATTCCTACAATTGTTGTAGGGATaacatgatttatttttttttggttgaataGGCAAGAATAAGAGGATAACTagtatattttttctaaaatggaTAAGTTTACCCTTTTACAGTTGTAAGAAATACATGCAAGTTGAACTTCTATGACTAGTGTCTCTTCATCAATTCTTGGAAGGGTTGATTCCTTTTCCTTCCACAACTATAATTTGGAAAACTATTAATCCATGAGAAAATTGTGAATCATTTGAAAATTTTTCAATAATCAAGAAAATATTGTCACCAAAGAGGAATAAAAATATTAGAGGCACTGAGGAACAGCCAATCGAATGCTTCCTCTTATAAAATCACagctaattatttttatatttttcctcACGTGTTTGGCACGTGGCTAGCAATGGCTCAAGTTGGACGCTTTTCTGTCCTAAAGGGGGCTTCTCCGGTTCCTGGAATTTTTCAAACCTCGAAATGGAGGCGGAAGGGGAAAGCTGCGCCTCCCAGTCGCGGCGGCACGGAACCGCGTCTCCGCCGAGCGATCCCGCTCGGATGGCGGGAGGAGCTTCCAGATACCTTGCCGACCTCCCCTCCCGTGGCCTCTTCTCCAACACCATCCCCTCTTCGAACCTGGTACTCTCCCCTCCTTCCACAACCCTCTTCCTCGCGCCCCGCCCAAGACCCAAGCTCTTCTTCGTTTTCCCTTCCTATTCTCCTCAATTTCCTTGGATTTTTGAACGAGTATTGTTTTCTTTGCAATTTTTAAAGTTTTCGCATCTTGTTTACGATTTGTTTGCAGGGGGGCATCCGGGTTTATGTCTGTGACCATGATACGACGCCCCCAGGTACTTTCCTTAACTCTTTCATTTCCAAgaactctgattttttttttttgtggctcTAAATGATCTTAAGTTGATTTGTAAAACCCTTGcgtgaaattacttttttttttccagttatCGTGGTTAATGTGGTAGATAGATCacggattttttttctttgtcttttaaCTAGAGTGGAAAAAGGTACTTCATTGTTGATGTAATGTGCATATGTtactagtgttttttttttttcttgttggaTAAATATGCTAAGGAGCaagggaagaagggaggaagtaATGTGCCATATACTATGAGTTTCTTCTTTTTGGCATAAGATAATTTATTTGGTGGATAATAGGAATCATGGTTAAATAATATGCTTTGTTTGCACATGATATGTCTAATCCATTTGACATGTTATTGGCATACAACTAGATCGGATCTATGTTCTCGCCTTGGTGAATATGCAAGCTCAGCCTGTTGGCTTAGATTACGAGCTTGGGTTTTGTGTATATTATCTTGTTGATAGACTTTTGTCCACTTTAAGTTGGTTTGGATTGTGTCTTAAATTATGGGCTATTAAGAACTCTTTGAACGATTTGGTTTTCAGTTTGGACCTATATGTAGTAAACCTAGAAGGCTAGACTGAATTTATTTGGAGAACCAACCTAGGCTTGGGAGTTGGTCCAACCCATATATCTAGTGTTGTGTTTTCCAGATCTGAGTCCAGACACCGTATTACCCTGGGTTCTAGTCTATGAGGCATAGATATCATAGACACAAGTAAAGTCTTAGTCCTAATTGCAACCCATTTTGTGGTTACTTGGCCAATATATTGTAGTCAAGGGCATGCACTATGGAATGCAGAGCGTCTTTAAATTCCAATGTGTTAAATACTTTATGCTGTAAACAGCTAGCAAGAGGCTGCCAAATACCTAGGTGTTAGGTAGGTGCCTAATTGACCATGTCGAGATTAAGGCAGCCATATTTTTTAAAGGTCAATATCAGGGGATATTAAAAAGATATTTATGGTAATCAATAGGAACTACTATCTTGCCATCAATTAATACCAATTCACAAAACAATCTTAACCTTCATGCTCAGACATGATACAAAACATTTAGATGGATGCTTGGGTCATCTCTTAAAACACTGGTCAGTTCTGGTTGAATGTTTGATTCAAAACATAATCTGAAACAAATCACCTGTTGGAAATTCCACCTACTAATCACACATCGAGCTAAACCATGCCTCTCGATGGTCATCGTGGAGAGGAGTAGGTAATTTGATTGCAAATGGAGGTGGAGAATCGACATAGTGGATGTTAACTACATGGAACATTGGGAGGACATCTAGAAAGTGGTATTACCCAGAGAAGAAATGTGGGATAAtcaatgaagagggttttggtGAAGGTAATTATAATGTGATAATACCAAATGCACTGTTAGGTTGTTAGAGAATTTAGATCTTTGGCTAGTGCTTGATGAAGATGGTTTGGTGCTTCTCCATAGCAAACTGTTCAATCCATTTGTTAGATAAAATGGAATTAGATGACAGCGAAAATTTGTGGTGACCTTCAAACATTACTGGTCCATGATAAAACATTGTCATCAAAATATGAATGATTTGAGTGGGCAAATGAGTATAATACATATGCATATTGCTACCTGTCAAGTGACAAGTAAAGGAAGGTTGAACTCTTGTTTAGAGTGGGAATAAAAATTAATACTTATGGTTGCTGATTCTCAGGTGAATAGTCCAGATTAGTACATGGGTTTGGTGTTCTCAGGGTGATATAGGATTAGCTTATATGCTGTTTAAAAGAGAACCAAAGCTTTTGAAGTAGTTGGGAAACTTCAACTCAAGCATATTGAATAAAACATTGGACAAAACTTGGTTTATGATTGTCTTATTCTTGCACTGAAGGGGGCTTGCCCACAGCTTATGTCGTACTCAATTAGTAATTTGCTATCTATTTATAAGTAGTTAGAACCATGCAAAATGACTGGCAAAAAGATAAGGCTGcaagaaatattttttatcttcttttttttccgcgTTATAagatgaagatggagaagagagaaagtaGCAAAAATTTCCTTATTTGTTCATTCTTTATCCTAAGGTGGTATGATAGAgccattatatataatattaggaGTGAGTGCCTTATTGGGGATCAGTTGATAGTCATGGGACCTGTAAATAATATGGAAAGTAATATCATATAACAATAAGAATATAAATTATTCTGGGCTCTCCTCTTTTGTAGATCACTATGCATATATTATATATCTTGGAATATGTTTGGATTCCTCTACGTGCATTCATTCATCCCTCTTTACTTTCATGCTTTCATCTTACTCTGTAGTCTGTACTGTATTCTGCCTCATCTTTTGAGGAATACTCAAAATGTCAAGCACTGATTCCAATTGTTAAATCACTATGCATATATTATATATCTTGGAACATGTTTGGATTCCTCTACGTTCATTCATTCATCCCTCTTTACGTTAATGCTTTCATCTTACTCTGTACTGTATTTTGCCTCATCTTTTGAGTAATACTCAAAATGTCAAGCACTGATTCCAATTGTTAAATTAGGAGGGAACATTAGGACTATATACTTCCATATTGTGTTTTtacttattcttttttttaaaaaaaaaaacgacaCCTTGATTatgtttgtctctctctctctctctctctctctctctctctctctctgcgtgCGCGTGTGTGTATCAGATTATAGTTTCTAGAATATGAGAAATTTTAAGTAACTAATGATTGGGATTTCTGATGTTCACTGTTTGTCTGTtcagatgaacaactaattaagacAAACACAACGAACATATTGATTAGAGCTCTCCAAATCAACAAACAAAAGAGTGATTCAAAGGATGCAGCAACTAAAGCTACATCAGAGagcaagaaaggaaaaaggtaTCATTTTCTTTGCTCCGAAAAGTGATGTATTTACATATTCACCCATCCACTCGCCTTTGCATGTGTTTCTATTGCAAAACACGTATACAAAAttgttatcttgtatttcagcttTGCTGGGCTACTTTAACCATgcttatattaataaaaatctaaatatCATCACTGTGTTTATCCAGTGCAGATGGTGTATTGTTTTATACTTAGCCAACAACTGGTGCATTGTGACACACAAAAAGGAAAGTACTGAAAGATACACCGAAGATGAATAAAATGGATAGAAAACCTTTTTTTTGTGGCATATGGGCTACCTTCAGTTGCTTTCTAGTGAGAAATAGATATGTTATGAACTCTCCACTGAGGTTCAACTTTTCCTCGTACCATCTTAAGTCAAAACAAATGCATGGTTTTGCCAGTGGCAACAACATAAACATGTGATCCACATTAGGCAAAGAAATCGAACCTCACAAGTTATACAAATGATTCATATTGGAATGTACTAGACAAGAAATGCAAGGAGCTTAACTTCTAATGAtttgttcttttttcctttttattttttattattctccAATAATATATACATGAGTATTATAATGTGTGTTGACATTGCTTAGATAATCCACTATTATTATTTGGTTCAGTAGGTTATTACCCTGTTCTCTCCTGTATCATTATGTGTGAAAAATGAGATTACCTAGTTTTTCTCATATGtcaaaaggaaaaaattctATTTCCATCGAACTTTAAATTCTTgataattcattatttttttaatgtataTTTAAGGAATGGTGATAACAAATCTGTAGATCATGCTGGAAAAGATATAAAATGTTGCCCATGAaggaagaaaataataaaagaacttGTTTCCTTTTTGAAAAGTGATAATTTTCATCTTTAACAAACATTTCTAGATTTTATTGATGAAAGTATATTTTGTTTCTCCTTGGTTACATCCACTTAGACTTCGTAAGTATTAGTCTCTATTGTTGCCAACCAACCCTCTTCATTTCATGGCAGGTTCATTCTCCCTTGTTTTCCTACAGTTGGCTTGGCGAGGAAGTTGGTTTCGTTAGTTCAGGCTGGTTGTAAAGATTggaacatatggatgtatcttaaCCTGGATCCATAAATCTAATCTCAAATAGATCATACAAGGCTTGTCTGCTGGTTGGTTGTATTGACGGCATATATCAACAGCATATATTTTGGATTGATGAGTCCTTTATACTGATTATTTGTTCTTGTTGAGCTGGAGTTTTCTTGTTCACTTCATATATCATTAAGAGAAGAGCAGCGAATTATTCTGTCAAAGACTGTGACATAGAATAGCACAATTAGTATGAAAATGAATACCTAGGGGAAATGCCTAAGGATAATTATAACAAGCAAGATTAGTACGAAAATGAATACCTAGCAAGATTGGTATATTCTTTGAGTCATTTGAGGATGCTTTTTTGGCTATTTCCCATAGGGTTGTCACACAAGAAGGTCTGCAGTTAACCCCGCACCCTCaccgaaaagaaaaacattataacATTGATGGACTTTGGTATCTCTTTACATTTATATGTCATATAGGTGGAAAGTACATGCATTTCTATGTCTTGAAAGAAATCAATAGTGAAATTTGGATGCATTCAATAGCTATAACAGGTGATCTCTTTTAATACTGTTGGGACATGAAGTTTTTAGCTAATAGCACAATCATTCAATTGTACCTGATGTGGTCAGATTTACAATATGTGTTAGAGTTGCCTCTTCCATTCAAAAGCAGTTGCAAATGAATGATGATGAGGATGCATCTCTTAAACTAGTCAATTAGTGGGGTAGTGGAGTATTCGATTAAGGGGAGGATATGCAAATATTCTGTTCACTAGAAAAGATTATAGAAACCATGCAGATAGGACTAGGAAACATAAACTCGGAGATTGAGCAGGCTCTTTAAGATGTTTCAACAACTTGCAAACTCAAAACTCAAACATCTTTTACTGTTGGGATATGGATGAAAAAGTTGCTTTGGAGATTTTTCTCAGGCTGATGCTAGGTCTATGGATTAAGCTTGAGCTATATTAATTGAAAATTATCCTTATGTATCATCCCCTCTGATAATGGGAGCCAGCGACCATGATCGATATGTATTGTTAGGGCATGGTTACTAGCCTTATTATGACAACTCCAACAAAGTTCAAATCCAACCATATTGATGACCCTTTCTTGTAGCCACTAGACCCCTAGTGGACCTAGTTGGCTTCCTTATTTTTCACAAAGAAATATAAATTGAGAAATAGACACCCCAAACCAGTAGCAGTTGCAGCACCTGGGGTTGGGGgtgggggttgggggggggggtgggcaaGTAAAGTTTCATAAGAAAGATATATTCAAATGTTGTTGTTGATTCATTTCATATTATTGTCTCTGAAATGCACCAAAAATTGAATAACATGTTGGTGATTAATTTGATGTTGCTCATTAATATTGGTTTTTTATAAAATGGCCAAATTTGTTGTTTATATGGAATTTTAAAAAACTTCAGAATACTTACAATAGTTGTTTCTAAGAAGCAAGAAATTCTAATATTGTGAATCAGTTGTCTGCTTCTAAGCTTTTTTTAGACAATATGaataatcattaaaaagaaaaaaatatcattCTAAAGAACATAAGATAGGTATAAAGATACAATACAAAAGTAATGAAAAAggcataaataaaatataaaaatatacatactttgtttcttcttctttataggtgacctcatattttttttcttcatttaaaatttcaagaaaccaatgaagaaaataaaactttGTACTGAAATAGACCTGCTTATATTGTTTATCTTCTCCTTCTGTTACTCAGTTGACTGTGAAATTTGACACTGAATCAGTatctttctgtttttgttctttGGTTTGTGGGCACAAAGAACAGTGCATCAGATGAATCAAAAGTTGGTTtgcttttttcccccttttctattaatgaaaaagttaTTATAATTCATCACAACCTTTGATATGAAATGGATAGCTGGGATCAACTGAGCTAGTAAAGGCAGCAAGATGCCTTTCTGTTTAGATAACCATACCCACTAATCTATGTTCCACTCTTTTCTTAACCAACCTCTTTGTTACAGGGGGAAAACTCTTCAGTCATGAGGGCCAAATTTATATGGAATGCCAAGAAATAGAGAAATTCTATCGAGATTTCAAAAATTCAGGGGGCAATTGCCCCCGGCCTCCCCCCTGCAACCCAAGTTAGACTAGAAGGGTTATCGGGGCAGAGGCGGAGCCACATTGGGATTTAATGAATATAACTCTAGTTCTTCCAGTCTTGCTTGTTGTGAGCCTTCTACTAGATCAAATGCATACAGACACTCCTTGACATCACAGTACACATTATGATGTAGTTAAGAGTAATGTTTAACTATCTCCACTATCACCAGGGAATTTTGTGCAAGCAATTCAGTTTATGTATGAACTTGAATTAGTAAACTAATTATAGACAATGAAAAGTTAACACTTAGTGTTCATTTAGATCATCAAAGAAGCCTGATGCTTATTCACAATACTATGCAAAATGATCCACATAAGGGGACAGTATGTTATTATTCAAAGATggctttgttttgactggacatGTCATAGACAGGTAAAGTAAATGTCACACAATCTCCAAGAGAATAGAGTAGCTGGTCTAAAGAAAAACACCCCATCATACCACAGTTTACCGCTTAACTGTAACCACTTCTTGTTGACTTTTGAATCTGTTCTTGCTGGCTCTTGCATGAGGACAAAAATGTGGCACAATGTTGGCAAAAGCAACTGTGGCAGGATACACGTATCTTGACAGCTTTTGATCATCATAGGCATGATTCATGACACTTTAATTCTTGTTTTGAACATGTCAGGCCCTATGTTTCATAGAAACCAAATTTATTGGAATCTAATAAGTCCATGATTactttatgtatatatatatcttttataGAATGAAATTTATCTACCCCCTCCTCTTTGTCTCTCTACCGACACTCAAAAGGGATGGTATGCTCCCATGCTTTATTTGGTCATGCCTCTTTCCCATGGAAATTCCTCTTCTAGAACAGGCAACTGCACTTCCACCCTATGAAATTTATGGCAGGCTGGAGCATAGTTGAGTGATTGGAAGGAAGGGGAGAAGGGGGCTGGGGGCATGGCCTGGtgggggaggtgggggagggAGGCATAAACATGGAGTTACTAAGAGGCATGAGAGAGTGTGACAGCATAGTATCCTCCAACATTTAGTTTATGAATACCTTTGCTTGTTGTGGCCAGAATTCCAATGTGATGTTTGCCTTGTGTCTCTCTTCCTGTTTCTATGCTTCTGTTTAACTGTTGTTGTAAAATTTGGTGGCTACCGAAAGTCTTGGCAGACATTAGTTTCTGTTTGGTGGCATGACTTACATGTGCTTcaaaatttcaacatcatcCTTGCTAAGCGAGCATGACTTATGTTAACATTTGATCCCTTTTGTTGAAGGTCCTTGTTGTTTATGACTTTTTACAATTTATTTTGACATCACCTAAGCTGTGATAACTCTTGTTTGCTAGATCTGCTGAAAGAACTTCAGAAGGAAGGACTCCATCTAAAAGAGCAAAAACTAATATTGCTCCTGGTAGTACCCATCAAGGTATGTCATAATGAATTTTCAGTTGCTTAATTACCAAAGGGACTGAAAGTATCAGAGTGATGAATTCATTAGTTattgtcatttccttttctggaAGTATGAATTAAAATATCTCTAAGGTTTATTAATCTTGAGCTAATTTTGCAATATGTTAATACTTCCAAGCTGTGCTTCCTTTGCCTTCTCCATATCAAGAAACCTGTGTTTGATGAGTTCTCCATGTTTTATGATTATAAATAAATGCAAATTAATAGCATTGCAAATAGTGAAAGATATGGAATATATCAAAATTCTGACTTATAACTGTATTCTTATTTTCTTGCATATGCATTCTGTAGTTTTCCTTCAAATTTACGCACATCTCTATACATTAATGTATGGAAGCAATCCTTAACTTACATGAGTGATGATACAAAATCCATGACTTTTGGTTCCCCTCAATGGTCTCCAGACCTAGAATGGAAATTCTGCCTCTTCATTCCGCAAATCAACTGCTATGACATATTACTCCTTAAATGCTAGgacatttattttcaaaaattaataaagatAGCATCTTAAAATATAAGATTAAAATATTAACACCAATAACAAAATTTTGATAAATGATTCTACAAGATCAAATACGAAGAGATATGTTTGAATTAATTTTAGACTGTGTCAAGTACTGTATTGAAAATGATATCTTGGTTACttgtttgtgttttttttttttttcaaataagagGACCATATatttgaattaattttagaCCATGTTGGTCAGTGTGTTGAAAATGATACTGGCATGCATACACGCTCGGGCGCATTACCTCTATCCAttaatgaaataatatactCCCTTATACATTTTGTACACTAGTAAAAGTTTGTGGAGGTAATCCTTAACTTAAAGGTAGAGCAATGGTATGACGGCCATGACTTCGGTTTTCTTCGAATTGCCTGACCCAAAATGGAAATTCTGCCTCTTCCTTCCATTAATCAAGTGTGCCATATGACTTCTTAACCACCAGGACAATTATTTTCAGATTATTAAACATAACatcttaaaatataaaatttaaaatagtcAACCAATGATGAAATTTTGATAAATGATTCAACAAGTTCAAATAAGAGGACCCTATATTTGAATTAATTTAAGACTGTGCCAGGCACTTTGTGGAAATGATATCTTGGTTGTTGGCTTGCTTGTGCACTGCAATGTGTGTGCATATTCTTGCTTGCTTATTGTGGAACCAAAGTCTACTTGGCAGTTAAGTGAGATTTGTAGAGACTTGAGAATCATCTCTTTCATGCCATTTTGCTTCACATTCAACATCCAAAACCGAATTCGCCCCTAAACTAACCAATGAATTCTATATGTTCACCTGTACTTTAAGTCTTTAAGTCATTCTaaaattctagctttccaatttgGGAAAGAAGCCATTTCAGTTCACATAAGTTAGTACCAGTAAAAGTTTTTAAAGGACCTGTCAATTTTGTGGTGACAAGTTCTAGAAGCCCGCCATTTTTAAATGCACCGACACCTGCAAAACTCCTCAGTAGAACCACATGCAGCGCTACATATTTGGGAAAAGTAAGCACCCTTGTTGTCAATCAATAATCAGAACACCAGCAAACCATTATTCTATCAATGGCTAAAAATGACCATGATTTTATTTTGCAtgatatttttagattttttggcTGTTTAGGCTTTAGACCTTTTGATTGTAACTTTATTCTGTGTTCTGGAAGCAAGAATGGAAACACTGGAACTTCTTTGGTGTTTTAGAGCCTACTTTTGATACCCAAGAATACGTCCAACATGGCTCCACATTCTGAAGATGGTAATGTTATCAGTCGTCAAGTCTGCTGGGCCCTGAACTATGGAATACATTATTACAAGACTAGATTCTTTACTTGCTGGTCTGCGAGCTTCATTTCCTCGTTTGGCAAGCTGGTATCTCTTAGAGTGCATAACTATAATTTGAGAGGAATCTAAATGGTCTTGATTCTTCTTGCATTTGTAGTTGCTGAGGATAAATGCATATATTGCTTTTTGGCCAGAAAATTTCACATAAGAGCATAAATACATTTCGATCTTTATGTTGTAACAagcattcttttcttcttctgagTTTAAGGAAACTGTTCTTTTGGCTTGTAGAGGGAACCAGTTCTGGGCTTTTCTTGGAGGATGCTTCATACTATGACTGTAGAGCGGTTGCGTGCACTACTGAAAGAGAGAGGGCTCTCCCCAAGAGGGAAAAAGGCAAGGATTTTGTGCTGCTCCCTTGTAATCCTTATCTTTTTATTCTGTTGAATAGTTAAACCGTACCATGGGCCTTTAACTATTATTTTTAACCTACATCTTTTCATAACAGTCCAATTTTGATAATGAGACTCTTTGGTGGTTGTGATTTTGAATATACTTCCCATGGATCAATTATCTTATACTGGTCTGGTTGGTCAAAGGTAGGCCTTGCTTTTGAGATCAGCATTCTTCTTA
The DNA window shown above is from Phoenix dactylifera cultivar Barhee BC4 unplaced genomic scaffold, palm_55x_up_171113_PBpolish2nd_filt_p 000074F, whole genome shotgun sequence and carries:
- the LOC120104672 gene encoding uncharacterized protein LOC120104672 isoform X1, producing the protein MEAEGESCASQSRRHGTASPPSDPARMAGGASRYLADLPSRGLFSNTIPSSNLGGIRVYVCDHDTTPPDEQLIKTNTTNILIRALQINKQKSDSKDAATKATSESKKGKRFILPCFPTVGLARKLVSLVQAGCKDWNIWISAERTSEGRTPSKRAKTNIAPGSTHQEGTSSGLFLEDASYYDCRAVACTTERERALPKREKGRTDYALAK
- the LOC120104672 gene encoding uncharacterized protein LOC120104672 isoform X2, with the translated sequence MEAEGESCASQSRRHGTASPPSDPARMAGGASRYLADLPSRGLFSNTIPSSNLGGIRVYVCDHDTTPPDEQLIKTNTTNILIRALQINKQKSDSKDAATKATSESKKGKRSAERTSEGRTPSKRAKTNIAPGSTHQEGTSSGLFLEDASYYDCRAVACTTERERALPKREKGRTDYALAK